The Sphingomonas sp. HF-S4 sequence AATACGAAGCTGCGGCTGTCCAGCAACGGCTTGGCATAGCGCACCAGCGCGGCGAGTGCATTCCGCGTCTCGGCGAAGCGCGGAATTGCCTCCGGCGCGCTGCCGAAATCCTCAACGCGCCACCCCGCCAGCGCCTCGGCCCAGGCAGCATCGGTGACGGCATCGATACTGGCCTGCCTCCCCCCGGCCGCGTCCGACGCCAATTGCACGAAGCGGCGCCGACGATGCTCGGCCTTTTCCGACAGCGCAACCACGCCTGCCGTGAAATGCGCCAGGATCGAACCGGCATTTTCCATCGCCGGCTCGGCCGCTCGGCCGATCTCGAGCGCGTCGAGCATGCCGACAGTACGCTGCGTGATCGGGTCATAGGAACGGATCGCAACGATGCGGCCGTCCTCGATATCGATGCGCGCCGGAAGCCCGGCATCGGCCGGAAAAATGTCGACCACATCGCCGCGGACCGCGATTTCGCCGGGCTCGTCGACACGGTCGTCGGCGAAATAGCCAATCTCGGCCAGCATCTCGGCAAAAGGCTCGATATCGACGGTCTCTCCGATGCCCAACCGCGGAAGCGCGCGATCGAACGCCTCGGGAGGCGGATAGCGCCGCGCAGCCGCCTCGCCGCTCAGCACCGCTGCCAGCCGTGGTCGTGCGGCATCCTGCTGCGCAAGCCGCAAGCCGTGCAGCGCCGAGACCCGGCTACCGACATTGGCGGGCGACGCGGGCGCGAGATCGCCCGGCAACGCGTCACTGGATGGGATGAAATAGACGGGATGATCGGGCACCAGCGCCCGCAATGCCGCAGCCAGCGCTTGCGCCTGCTGATCGTCGTCGGCCACGTAGAGCACGTCGTCGCGCGCCAGTGTCCGCGCAATCCGCGTCGCAATCCAGGCAAGCCCGCTCATGCCGCGGCTTCCGCGCCCGACGCCCTGGCGGGCCATTCCCCCGGCGCGAGCACCGGCAATGTCTCGAAGGCCTGCCGGGGCAGGTCCAGCACGAGGCGCTCCCCGCTGAACGCGATCCGGCCACGCGGCACGGCGCGCAGTTGCTCGTCGACACCGCCGATACCGCCCGAAGCAACCACCACATAGCTCACGCTGCCCGAGGCACATTCGATCAGCGCCTCAACCGACTTGCCGATCACTTCGCCTCCCCGATCCGCGACGGGCATTCCGGCCAACCCGGTGGCGGTGAACAGGCTCGGCGCGGACGAGCGGCGGCTCGCATGCGTGGCAGTCTTCGCGCCGTCCTCATAGGCGCGCTGCCGGCCGAGCCAGCGCCAGATGCCGACCAGGTTGACCAGCGTGAGGAATAGATTGGTCGCGACGAGGTTGGTCTGACCGGAACCGAATCCGACGATCGACCAGCACACCGATCCGACCGCGAATACCACGAAGCCCCAGCCGGTGACGCGGGCGCCGAGATTGGCGGCGGTCATCATCGCGGCGATCATCGTCGCGATCGGCGCGACCCATCCTGCAATCGATCCCACCGTCCCGTCCTCCCCGTCTTTCCGCCCGCGCAACAACGCAGCAGGTGAGCGAGAACGTGCCAGAGCGCCTTAGGGCCCCGTATCGCGCTAAAATATAAGCGGTTCCGAAGCGCGGCTGCTCAAAGGCTGGCGACTTCGTCCGCGGGCCTGGCAGACAGGTTGCGGGCCTGGATCAATGCGCGAAGCTGTTTGCGAACCGTGCTTCCGCTCAGATGGGCATCGACATTGGCGAAATTCTCCGCGTTGAGCGTCCGCCGGATTTCGTCGACATCCTTGCAGTTGCTCGCGCGTGCGAGCTCGAAAGCGCGCTCCATCAGTGTT is a genomic window containing:
- a CDS encoding PRC-barrel domain-containing protein, with the translated sequence MIAAMMTAANLGARVTGWGFVVFAVGSVCWSIVGFGSGQTNLVATNLFLTLVNLVGIWRWLGRQRAYEDGAKTATHASRRSSAPSLFTATGLAGMPVADRGGEVIGKSVEALIECASGSVSYVVVASGGIGGVDEQLRAVPRGRIAFSGERLVLDLPRQAFETLPVLAPGEWPARASGAEAAA